The following are encoded in a window of Halosolutus halophilus genomic DNA:
- a CDS encoding acyl-CoA dehydrogenase family protein, with protein MDFELSEEHKLMKRGVKDIASQYGVDYWQEIHETGRQPTEIFEDLAEGGWFGAPLPVEYGGQGLNLLDTVIVLEALCDEHCWETTFRFTMSTVFGGISLVENGTEEQKERYIPEIAEEGAVWALGMTEPDAGLNSARISTFAEKDGDEYVINGRKQWISGMEFADHLLLIARTTPYDEVDNRFDGLTMFIVDPDDPAIEYSEIPLDMYYTEPTYDLFIEDLRVHEDQVLGEVGNGLYQVFGMLNVERVTAAISGWGAGKEALDRGVQYAKDREVWSEPIGAHQAIQHPLAEAHTKIESARTQLRKAAWKYDNGAEDVGETANIAKYLAAQAGWEAAEASMSVHGGMSASQEMGIAACWGVARHQRTGPVSEEMILNHIGQHVLGLPRSYGN; from the coding sequence ATGGACTTTGAGCTTTCGGAAGAGCACAAACTGATGAAGCGTGGCGTGAAAGACATCGCCTCCCAATACGGCGTCGACTACTGGCAGGAGATCCACGAGACTGGCCGTCAGCCAACCGAAATTTTCGAGGACCTCGCTGAGGGGGGCTGGTTCGGAGCGCCGTTGCCGGTCGAGTACGGGGGACAGGGGCTCAACCTGCTCGACACCGTAATCGTCCTGGAGGCGCTCTGCGATGAACACTGCTGGGAGACGACGTTCCGGTTCACGATGAGTACGGTCTTTGGCGGCATCTCGCTCGTCGAGAACGGGACCGAGGAGCAAAAAGAGCGGTACATTCCGGAGATCGCCGAGGAGGGGGCGGTCTGGGCGCTCGGGATGACCGAGCCCGACGCAGGGCTGAACTCCGCGCGCATCTCGACGTTCGCGGAGAAAGACGGCGACGAATACGTCATCAACGGCCGGAAGCAGTGGATCTCGGGGATGGAGTTCGCCGACCACCTGCTGTTGATCGCAAGGACAACGCCCTATGACGAGGTCGACAACCGCTTCGACGGACTCACGATGTTCATCGTCGATCCGGACGACCCTGCTATCGAGTACAGCGAGATTCCCCTCGACATGTACTACACGGAACCGACCTACGACCTGTTCATCGAGGACCTGCGCGTTCACGAGGACCAGGTGCTCGGCGAGGTCGGGAACGGCCTCTACCAGGTGTTCGGCATGCTCAACGTCGAACGCGTCACCGCGGCGATCTCGGGCTGGGGAGCCGGCAAAGAGGCGCTGGACCGGGGCGTCCAGTACGCCAAAGATCGCGAGGTGTGGTCCGAACCGATCGGCGCTCACCAGGCGATCCAGCACCCGCTGGCGGAGGCCCACACCAAGATCGAGTCCGCACGGACGCAGCTCCGCAAGGCCGCCTGGAAGTACGACAACGGCGCCGAGGACGTCGGCGAGACCGCCAACATCGCAAAGTACCTCGCCGCCCAGGCCGGCTGGGAGGCCGCCGAGGCTTCGATGTCGGTTCACGGCGGGATGTCCGCCAGTCAGGAGATGGGGATCGCCGCCTGCTGGGGCGTCGCCCGTCACCAGCGTACCGGTCCCGTCTCCGAGGAGATGATCCTCAACCATATCGGTCAGCACGTTCTCGGACTTCCGCGCTCGTACGGTAACTGA
- a CDS encoding FAD-binding protein translates to MAKFPVIADWEELAERMEDDQIGTGRARVADLYEACLDRGVDFETDAPVEELIVDDGAVVGLVAEVEGEETAVEAASVVIAAGGIEWDEELCEHFLASPMDVPTSMAQNRRWHQDGHGDRRQARQRERSLVVSCRPRPRRKLGGYETETEAGLARTVTAAGTVRRVADARSGSRATEMNGTVIRIAIESRERDRVAASQLPYERGSPRTC, encoded by the coding sequence ATGGCAAAGTTCCCCGTGATCGCCGACTGGGAGGAACTCGCCGAGCGAATGGAGGACGACCAGATCGGCACCGGCCGGGCCCGGGTAGCCGATCTCTACGAGGCCTGTCTCGACCGCGGCGTCGACTTCGAGACCGACGCCCCCGTCGAAGAGCTCATCGTCGACGACGGTGCGGTCGTCGGCCTCGTCGCCGAGGTCGAGGGCGAGGAGACCGCCGTTGAAGCGGCAAGCGTCGTCATCGCCGCCGGCGGGATTGAGTGGGACGAGGAGCTGTGCGAGCACTTCCTCGCCAGCCCGATGGACGTTCCGACGAGCATGGCCCAGAACAGGCGATGGCATCAAGACGGGCATGGAGATCGGCGCCAAGCTCGCCAACGTGAACGAAGCCTGGTGGTGTCCTGCCGGCCACGTCCCCGGCGAAAGCTGGGTGGATACGAAACCGAAACGGAAGCTGGACTGGCGCGCACCGTGACCGCGGCCGGAACAGTTCGTCGGGTCGCTGATGCTCGGTCCGGTAGCCGAGCGACCGAAATGAACGGTACAGTCATTCGAATCGCGATCGAGAGTCGAGAACGCGATCGAGTAGCCGCGAGTCAGTTACCGTACGAGCGCGGAAGTCCGAGAACGTGCTGA
- a CDS encoding AMP-binding protein yields MGSEALLTIGECGAVLESKKGMMGKPIPGHEVDVVDTETAEPLKPGEVGEIAVRHERNPIIFNGYWNKPELTEGKFANEWLLTEDLGKKDEVGYISFQGRRTTPSSARATALARWNWKRRSRTMRRSQTLA; encoded by the coding sequence TTGGGAAGCGAAGCCCTGCTCACGATCGGAGAGTGCGGCGCCGTCCTCGAGAGCAAAAAGGGCATGATGGGCAAGCCGATCCCCGGGCACGAGGTCGACGTCGTCGACACCGAGACTGCAGAACCCCTCAAACCCGGCGAGGTCGGTGAGATCGCCGTCAGACATGAGAGGAACCCGATCATCTTCAATGGCTATTGGAACAAACCCGAACTCACTGAGGGGAAGTTCGCGAACGAATGGCTCCTGACCGAGGACCTTGGGAAGAAAGACGAGGTTGGCTACATCTCTTTCCAGGGTAGAAGGACGACGCCATCATCTGCTCGGGCTACCGCGTTAGCCCGGTGGAACTGGAAGAGACGCTCGCGAACTATGAGACGGTCGCAGACGCTGGCGTAA
- a CDS encoding lipoate--protein ligase family protein — MTTVRTLEATVTADTYPAIERTLIDGISNGESVPTVMQWTFDEDLFLELGPVEDAALIDRERAEAHGVSYGRRYNVSGGTGFFRQDHTPVLYAFFPDRGEHTMSEYIDLAGEAMAGALRDAGVENATYRDGGDVELVPEDDGQLLKIGVSGAGYRDGVWGVFANVIYRSYGPDEFEIIDDVMRLPKEKFEDKKTDSVEGRMTSVDEVAPDLELAAVLDAATERLADIAGGTPEPGSFTEKEEAAIESHCQTFGDSEWFEHYSTNNLVESAGPDDRVAEVAYKGRKLIKASVCVDADGTIGRMQFTGDMYHRPGFDAIDRLNEAVAGTDLTNDDALQAAIESVYEQEDVEMPWLPPEDFVQPLRRARDNLVPASEFSRE; from the coding sequence ATGACAACAGTACGCACACTCGAGGCAACCGTCACTGCGGACACCTACCCGGCGATCGAACGGACGCTGATCGACGGCATCTCGAACGGCGAGTCGGTGCCGACGGTAATGCAGTGGACCTTCGACGAGGACCTCTTCCTCGAACTCGGTCCGGTCGAAGACGCCGCACTCATCGACCGCGAGCGCGCGGAGGCCCACGGGGTTTCCTACGGACGCCGATACAACGTCAGCGGCGGAACCGGCTTCTTCCGTCAGGATCACACACCGGTCTTGTACGCCTTCTTCCCCGACCGTGGCGAACACACCATGTCCGAGTACATCGACCTCGCCGGCGAGGCGATGGCGGGCGCCCTGCGAGACGCCGGTGTCGAAAACGCCACCTACCGCGACGGCGGCGACGTCGAACTCGTTCCGGAAGATGACGGCCAACTCCTGAAGATCGGCGTCTCCGGCGCGGGTTACCGGGACGGCGTCTGGGGTGTCTTCGCGAACGTCATCTACCGGAGTTACGGCCCCGACGAGTTCGAGATCATCGACGACGTGATGCGCTTGCCGAAAGAGAAGTTCGAGGACAAAAAGACTGACAGCGTCGAGGGGCGGATGACCTCCGTCGACGAGGTCGCTCCCGACCTCGAACTGGCGGCCGTTCTCGACGCCGCGACCGAGCGCCTGGCCGACATCGCCGGCGGGACCCCCGAACCCGGGTCGTTCACAGAGAAAGAGGAGGCGGCAATCGAGTCACACTGCCAGACGTTCGGCGACAGCGAATGGTTCGAGCACTATTCGACGAACAATCTGGTCGAGAGTGCTGGTCCGGACGATCGGGTGGCGGAGGTGGCCTACAAGGGCCGCAAGCTGATCAAGGCGAGCGTCTGTGTCGATGCGGACGGGACGATCGGCCGGATGCAGTTCACCGGTGACATGTACCACCGGCCGGGCTTCGACGCGATCGACCGACTCAACGAGGCGGTAGCCGGAACGGACTTGACGAACGACGACGCCCTCCAGGCGGCCATCGAGTCGGTCTACGAGCAGGAGGACGTCGAAATGCCGTGGCTTCCCCCCGAGGACTTTGTCCAGCCGCTACGCCGCGCACGGGATAATCTCGTTCCCGCTTCCGAGTTCTCGCGGGAGTAA
- a CDS encoding MBL fold metallo-hydrolase has translation MDQVDRLEIPTPFHIGRVNGYLFDGDGLTLLDPGPATDEAYEALTAQFEKHGHAVEDLDRILITHPHMDHFGLASRIRERSEATVYAHHDAAEILTDPDAHLEHEQAVFEPYFVRMGVPESTVGTVVSLPTSFVEFQKPITVDEPIGDGDRLDVGTDLDILYTPGHCPGSVCFLDRANDIAYTGDHVMAEISPNPLLTIVPGTTDERTRSLPTYLDSLDRLRETGIGGARGGHRGLVTDLPARIDEIVDHHQSRKRRIASILETEGRATAYDLMNELFPDLPVTEVFPGMSEIIGHLDLLEDEGAVVRTGEETWYYEPA, from the coding sequence ATGGACCAGGTCGATCGACTCGAGATCCCGACCCCGTTTCATATCGGACGGGTGAACGGCTACCTGTTCGACGGGGACGGGCTGACGCTGCTTGATCCCGGACCGGCGACCGACGAGGCCTACGAGGCACTGACCGCCCAGTTCGAGAAGCACGGGCATGCGGTCGAGGACCTAGATCGCATCCTCATCACTCACCCGCACATGGATCACTTCGGTCTCGCCTCAAGAATTCGGGAACGTTCGGAGGCAACAGTATACGCCCACCACGACGCCGCCGAGATACTGACCGACCCAGACGCTCACCTCGAGCATGAGCAGGCGGTCTTCGAGCCGTACTTCGTCCGGATGGGCGTCCCCGAGTCGACCGTCGGGACCGTCGTGTCACTGCCGACATCGTTCGTCGAGTTCCAGAAGCCGATCACCGTCGACGAGCCGATCGGCGACGGCGACCGCCTCGACGTTGGGACCGATCTCGATATCCTCTACACGCCCGGCCACTGCCCTGGATCGGTCTGCTTCCTCGATCGGGCGAACGACATCGCCTACACCGGCGACCACGTCATGGCCGAAATCTCCCCGAATCCGTTGCTCACGATCGTTCCCGGGACGACCGACGAGCGGACGCGAAGCCTCCCGACGTACCTCGACTCGCTCGATCGGCTCCGCGAGACCGGAATCGGAGGCGCCCGCGGGGGCCACCGTGGGCTGGTTACCGATCTGCCGGCGCGGATCGACGAAATCGTCGACCACCACCAGTCGCGGAAACGTCGGATCGCGTCGATTCTCGAGACCGAGGGACGAGCGACTGCCTACGATCTCATGAACGAACTCTTCCCGGACCTTCCCGTGACCGAAGTGTTCCCCGGCATGTCGGAGATCATCGGGCACCTCGACTTACTCGAAGATGAGGGTGCGGTCGTCAGAACCGGCGAGGAGACCTGGTACTACGAACCCGCATAA
- a CDS encoding SDR family NAD(P)-dependent oxidoreductase, with translation MTSQFSVAGRTAVVTGGSSGIGRTIAEQFATQGANVVLCSREASRADEAANGIRETTSYGAVQAVECDVRDRDAVTTLAETAVDSFGGVDILVNNAGANFFSEFADISPNGWQTIVDVNLTGTVNCTQLVGKEMREGDGGSIVNLSSFVTQYPSPRQSHYGAAKAAISHLTKSVAYEWAADDVRVNAVAPGVVLTPGVDHVLDESVDEIDGRETVDRTIGHPEEIADVVQFLASPAASYLTGEVLTPQGVPQPVNLEDRFP, from the coding sequence ATGACCAGCCAGTTCAGTGTCGCCGGGAGAACCGCTGTCGTCACCGGGGGCTCCAGCGGGATCGGGCGGACGATCGCCGAACAGTTTGCGACCCAGGGAGCGAACGTCGTATTGTGCTCCCGCGAGGCCTCCCGGGCCGATGAGGCCGCCAACGGGATACGCGAGACCACCTCCTACGGGGCGGTCCAGGCCGTCGAGTGCGACGTTCGCGACCGGGACGCCGTGACTACACTGGCCGAGACGGCGGTGGACTCGTTCGGTGGGGTCGACATCCTCGTGAACAACGCGGGTGCCAATTTCTTCTCGGAGTTCGCGGACATCTCGCCCAACGGCTGGCAGACGATCGTCGACGTGAATCTCACCGGGACGGTCAACTGCACGCAACTGGTTGGCAAGGAGATGCGCGAGGGTGACGGCGGCTCGATCGTCAACCTCTCGAGTTTCGTCACGCAGTACCCGTCGCCACGTCAGAGCCACTACGGCGCGGCGAAAGCCGCGATCTCACACCTCACGAAGTCGGTCGCCTACGAGTGGGCGGCCGACGACGTCCGCGTGAACGCGGTCGCCCCCGGCGTCGTGCTCACGCCAGGGGTCGACCACGTCCTCGACGAGTCCGTCGATGAGATCGACGGTCGAGAGACCGTCGACCGGACGATCGGCCACCCCGAGGAGATCGCCGACGTCGTCCAGTTCCTCGCGAGCCCGGCGGCCTCCTACCTCACCGGCGAAGTACTTACTCCCCAGGGCGTCCCGCAGCCGGTGAACCTCGAGGATCGGTTCCCCTGA
- a CDS encoding ABC transporter substrate-binding protein produces the protein MPIDGNSPGAEGAKRTVGTFNRRRFLKATSAGALAAGAGCIGGTGGDGGDGGNGDGITLGALVALPGDFAGGTAHQEAAELAVQQINDDGGILDQEVDLIVKDTQLDPATARSRYRELVIDEQVDATFGLFGSEEGLAVAEEIPEHGTLHIFAGVADTGINDQIRNDYDQSKYMFRAMYNGVHYGRNLADVMDAKWEDWGFERIGVAVEDIEGFTNTIKPTALDNAPDFVEVAFDQSFSVDTTDFAPILDQAEDEDIDMLFAFVSQAGVGLTAEWAQRRPDFHYGGADVHAGEPAQWENTDGVIEGVWSYVGGGAPGVEPTERTGEMIAAHEEMHGHVPEHAQGYTMYDAVMAWKEAVEIAESIDSDELVPVLEQDVEFEATTGTLSFQEQDAEFPHDPVFGDDGVRPPIMQWQEVDGEGTQVGLWPDSVKAGELQDPPWF, from the coding sequence ATGCCAATTGATGGCAATTCTCCAGGGGCAGAAGGAGCTAAGCGAACAGTAGGAACATTCAACCGACGGCGGTTTCTGAAAGCAACCAGCGCAGGGGCGTTAGCTGCCGGTGCCGGGTGTATAGGCGGTACTGGCGGCGATGGTGGCGATGGCGGCAATGGCGACGGGATAACACTCGGTGCATTGGTCGCGTTGCCAGGTGACTTCGCTGGCGGGACAGCCCATCAGGAAGCCGCTGAGCTGGCGGTTCAGCAAATCAACGACGACGGGGGCATCCTTGACCAGGAGGTCGATCTGATTGTCAAAGATACCCAGCTCGATCCGGCCACGGCCCGATCCCGGTACCGCGAACTCGTCATCGACGAGCAAGTCGATGCGACATTCGGGCTATTCGGCTCGGAGGAAGGACTGGCCGTCGCCGAAGAGATTCCAGAGCACGGGACACTGCACATCTTCGCCGGAGTCGCCGACACGGGGATCAACGATCAAATCCGGAACGACTACGATCAGTCCAAATACATGTTCCGGGCGATGTACAACGGCGTCCACTACGGCCGAAATTTGGCGGATGTAATGGACGCCAAGTGGGAGGACTGGGGATTCGAACGGATCGGGGTCGCTGTCGAGGACATCGAAGGATTCACCAACACGATCAAGCCGACCGCTCTCGACAACGCACCGGACTTCGTGGAAGTTGCGTTCGATCAATCTTTTTCCGTCGATACCACCGACTTCGCCCCGATCCTCGACCAGGCCGAGGACGAAGATATCGACATGCTGTTCGCGTTCGTCTCTCAGGCCGGCGTCGGCCTTACGGCGGAATGGGCCCAGCGCCGGCCGGATTTCCACTACGGCGGTGCCGACGTCCACGCCGGTGAACCGGCCCAGTGGGAGAACACCGACGGGGTCATCGAGGGGGTCTGGTCGTACGTCGGCGGAGGTGCGCCCGGCGTCGAACCGACCGAGCGAACCGGCGAGATGATCGCCGCGCATGAGGAAATGCACGGTCACGTGCCCGAGCATGCGCAAGGGTACACGATGTATGACGCAGTCATGGCCTGGAAAGAGGCCGTTGAAATCGCGGAATCGATCGACTCCGACGAACTCGTCCCGGTGCTCGAACAGGATGTCGAGTTCGAGGCGACGACCGGGACGCTCTCCTTCCAGGAGCAGGATGCGGAGTTTCCGCACGACCCCGTCTTCGGTGATGACGGCGTCCGGCCGCCGATCATGCAGTGGCAGGAGGTCGACGGCGAGGGGACCCAAGTCGGACTGTGGCCCGACTCTGTCAAGGCGGGCGAACTGCAGGACCCACCCTGGTTCTAG
- a CDS encoding branched-chain amino acid ABC transporter permease yields the protein MVDVLQLATNATVLSAFYALIAVGFTMIFGVADILNIAHGAAIIVGGFTAYYATRVVEVNTWVGGAAAVVLGAIFSVLVYKVFVKRVEHDEILVVIVTLALLLVTEYTFRFLAGSSTHLIPGLVSGRTHVGSVGIQNNEIIMFVLSWILIIALLLLVNHTWTGRGIKAMSQTKRGAALVGINHERTTTYTYAIAGALAGLAGLFFGIRNGVTFDMGLDPLLIAFAIVIIGGIGSIKGSVVGAYIVGVLETITTTVIDARLTGVIALVVLLIVLLVRPHGLYGRPGEE from the coding sequence ATGGTCGATGTACTGCAACTAGCTACCAATGCGACCGTCCTGAGCGCGTTCTACGCGCTCATCGCTGTCGGATTTACCATGATATTCGGGGTCGCCGACATTCTTAATATCGCCCACGGTGCGGCCATCATCGTTGGCGGGTTTACAGCATACTATGCGACTAGAGTGGTGGAGGTGAACACTTGGGTCGGAGGGGCCGCGGCCGTAGTGCTCGGCGCCATCTTTAGCGTCCTCGTGTACAAGGTGTTCGTCAAGCGAGTCGAACACGACGAAATTCTCGTCGTGATCGTCACGCTCGCACTGTTACTCGTGACCGAATACACGTTTCGATTCCTAGCAGGATCGTCGACACATCTGATTCCAGGGCTCGTCTCCGGGAGAACGCACGTCGGTTCGGTCGGTATCCAGAACAACGAGATCATCATGTTCGTCCTGTCCTGGATCCTCATTATCGCCCTCCTCCTGCTCGTAAACCACACCTGGACGGGCCGGGGGATCAAGGCGATGAGTCAGACGAAACGTGGTGCCGCGCTCGTCGGCATCAACCACGAGCGGACGACGACGTACACGTACGCGATCGCGGGTGCGCTCGCCGGCCTCGCCGGCCTGTTTTTCGGAATCCGTAATGGAGTGACCTTTGACATGGGCTTGGATCCGCTACTGATTGCGTTTGCGATCGTCATCATCGGCGGAATCGGCTCGATCAAAGGGAGCGTCGTCGGCGCGTACATCGTCGGTGTCCTCGAGACAATTACGACGACGGTAATCGATGCCCGATTGACCGGCGTCATCGCGCTTGTGGTGCTACTGATCGTACTGTTGGTCAGGCCCCACGGCCTGTACGGACGACCAGGTGAGGAATAA
- a CDS encoding branched-chain amino acid ABC transporter permease — protein sequence MAENAHTTGNDESGGSIGRLRRVPPSYYLSVGFLAFLALIPGVLGTTNILLLTYSLFFVMFVISWDFVSGYTGLMSFGHTLFFAVGGYTTAILNIHYGVHPIPGIVGGVILAAIAGLLYGLPARNIEGHYLALMTLLPPLILERVFRLFKDTTGGETGLIGTENLIEMDSFAMTAWVNYYLAFGLFLVIFLLAWVITRSDTGTIFTAIKESEDAVASVGINPNKYKVYAFVMSAMMGGLAGAVFVHTPAGSASPSQLLSLVVIIDVLLASILGGLGTITGAVVGGMTIFWVREWLSDVSWTIPVLDIGVSDINDVLFFLLLLALLMFLTQGLVPWAQERGQRLLERRRADDAEVAADGGRTPDDRTDASRPEATGDRSNRERTAGNQGKTR from the coding sequence ATGGCTGAAAACGCACATACGACGGGCAACGACGAATCGGGAGGCAGTATCGGCCGGCTCAGGCGCGTTCCACCGAGTTACTACCTCTCTGTGGGTTTCCTGGCGTTCCTCGCACTGATCCCCGGCGTACTCGGGACGACGAATATCCTATTGCTCACCTATTCGTTGTTCTTCGTGATGTTCGTAATCAGTTGGGACTTCGTCTCGGGATACACCGGCCTCATGAGTTTCGGTCACACGCTGTTCTTCGCCGTAGGCGGGTACACGACCGCAATTCTGAACATCCACTACGGTGTCCACCCCATCCCCGGAATCGTCGGCGGGGTGATTCTGGCAGCGATAGCTGGTCTCCTGTACGGGCTGCCAGCGCGCAATATCGAAGGGCACTATCTCGCGCTGATGACGCTGCTCCCGCCGCTGATTCTGGAGCGTGTGTTTCGCCTGTTTAAGGATACGACCGGCGGCGAGACGGGTCTCATCGGTACCGAGAACTTGATCGAGATGGACAGCTTCGCCATGACGGCCTGGGTCAACTACTATCTCGCGTTCGGGCTGTTCCTCGTTATCTTCTTGCTCGCGTGGGTCATAACCCGATCGGACACGGGGACGATATTCACCGCGATCAAAGAGAGCGAAGATGCAGTCGCGTCCGTCGGGATCAACCCAAACAAGTACAAGGTCTACGCGTTCGTCATGAGCGCGATGATGGGTGGACTTGCGGGTGCCGTATTCGTCCACACGCCGGCCGGCAGCGCCTCACCGAGTCAGTTGCTCTCCCTCGTGGTGATAATCGACGTTCTGCTCGCGAGTATCCTCGGCGGTCTCGGAACGATCACCGGGGCTGTTGTCGGCGGCATGACGATCTTCTGGGTGCGCGAGTGGCTGAGTGACGTCAGCTGGACCATTCCGGTACTCGACATTGGCGTCAGCGACATCAACGACGTCCTGTTCTTCCTCTTGCTACTCGCGCTGCTCATGTTCCTCACCCAGGGACTCGTTCCGTGGGCCCAAGAACGCGGCCAGCGCTTGCTAGAGCGGCGCCGAGCAGACGATGCGGAGGTCGCAGCCGATGGCGGGCGGACGCCTGACGATCGAACGGACGCCAGCCGACCGGAAGCCACAGGCGATCGATCGAACCGAGAACGAACCGCGGGTAACCAGGGTAAGACGCGATGA
- a CDS encoding ABC transporter ATP-binding protein — translation MSQEINAANAGEASRVVGEPILKVDSLTKKFGGLTAVDNLSFEVYEQEILGVIGPNGAGKSTTFNCIFGTYKPTRGTVRFDGEDITGKPAHRVARAGIARTFQTFRPLEDRDVLANVELSKVSDKLFTFDGIFGGTEDEAQEVCERVGLGDDVHKTPDELPHAGMIRLEIARAIATDPDLLLIDEPFAGLSATEVERLSTLFSELREEGLTLIIIDHNMRGLMELIDRGVVINFGSKIAEGSPEEIQADETVQEAYLGGEEI, via the coding sequence ATGAGCCAGGAGATCAATGCGGCCAACGCGGGCGAAGCGAGCCGTGTGGTGGGAGAACCGATTCTGAAAGTAGACAGCCTGACAAAGAAATTCGGCGGACTGACCGCCGTAGATAACCTCTCGTTCGAGGTCTACGAACAGGAAATTCTCGGGGTGATCGGGCCGAACGGAGCCGGGAAATCGACGACGTTCAACTGCATTTTCGGCACGTACAAACCGACGCGTGGGACGGTCCGATTCGACGGCGAGGACATCACGGGCAAACCGGCGCACAGGGTCGCCAGAGCTGGCATTGCTCGGACGTTTCAGACGTTTCGACCGCTGGAAGACCGCGACGTCCTCGCGAACGTCGAACTGTCGAAGGTGTCTGACAAGCTCTTCACCTTCGACGGTATCTTCGGTGGGACGGAAGACGAGGCACAAGAGGTGTGCGAGCGGGTCGGCCTCGGTGACGACGTTCACAAGACGCCCGACGAGTTGCCTCACGCTGGTATGATCCGCCTCGAGATTGCCCGAGCGATCGCGACGGACCCGGACCTCCTCCTGATCGACGAACCGTTCGCCGGCCTGTCGGCGACGGAGGTCGAACGGCTTTCGACGCTCTTTTCCGAGCTTCGTGAGGAGGGACTGACGCTCATCATCATCGATCACAACATGCGAGGACTCATGGAACTCATCGACCGCGGTGTCGTGATCAACTTCGGCTCGAAGATCGCCGAAGGGTCTCCGGAGGAGATCCAGGCGGACGAGACAGTCCAGGAGGCTTACCTGGGAGGTGAGGAGATATGA
- a CDS encoding ABC transporter ATP-binding protein — protein sequence MTANMPLLEASSLSVAYGKVQALRDVDIHVDSGEIVSIIGPNGAGKTTFADTISGFLPYEGSVTYRGEEVEMVEQNSLVEDGMIYCTEKRDLFPFMTVEENLELGAYHNRDALEESREFVYDLFPRLEERADQEARTMSGGEQQMLAIGRSLMGDPTLLILDEPTIGLAPVIVNDISDALETIVDQGVTVLLAEQNVRFALDHADRIFLLENGTVKKAGIASEMKGDDYIRETYVGT from the coding sequence ATGACCGCGAACATGCCGCTGCTGGAGGCGTCCTCGCTGTCGGTCGCCTACGGGAAGGTACAGGCTCTTCGCGATGTCGATATCCATGTCGATTCGGGGGAAATCGTCTCGATCATCGGCCCGAACGGTGCTGGCAAGACGACCTTCGCGGACACGATCAGCGGCTTTCTGCCGTACGAGGGGTCGGTCACGTACCGCGGAGAGGAAGTCGAGATGGTTGAACAGAATTCGCTGGTCGAAGACGGTATGATCTACTGTACGGAAAAGCGTGATCTGTTTCCGTTCATGACCGTCGAGGAGAATCTGGAACTCGGCGCGTACCACAACCGCGACGCACTTGAGGAGAGCCGTGAGTTCGTCTACGACCTCTTCCCTCGGCTCGAAGAACGAGCGGATCAGGAGGCGAGAACCATGTCCGGCGGCGAACAGCAGATGCTCGCGATCGGCCGCTCGCTGATGGGTGATCCTACCCTCCTCATCCTCGACGAACCGACGATCGGACTCGCGCCCGTCATCGTCAATGACATCAGTGATGCACTCGAGACGATCGTCGACCAGGGCGTTACCGTTCTGCTCGCGGAACAGAACGTCAGGTTCGCGCTCGACCACGCCGATCGAATCTTCCTCCTCGAGAACGGAACCGTCAAGAAGGCGGGCATCGCATCGGAGATGAAGGGTGACGATTACATCCGCGAGACTTACGTGGGAACGTAG